In bacterium, a genomic segment contains:
- a CDS encoding alpha/beta hydrolase, producing MKNNPNNQFKQLSYGQKNLSYIYSNPHKHKKIVVFVHGSPGSWKSFSQYLSNPQLQEVFGLLVVDRPGYGQFISQGPEESLAVQAKMLNAILEKHFDSSYSITLLGHSYGGPLIAKMALTLGDTLNIDTLYFLAASLDPNLEKTKWFQYPAQWQVFQWFIPKPLIHCNEEILHLKQDLVSMKPELKQLAKKNILILHGKKDNLVPVENVTYMQKHMSVPNANITLLDDTNHFIPWSNHDLIVKTLLMVAEKKNI from the coding sequence GTGAAAAACAACCCAAACAATCAATTTAAACAGTTAAGCTACGGTCAAAAAAACCTAAGTTATATCTACTCCAATCCACATAAACATAAAAAAATAGTGGTCTTTGTACATGGATCACCGGGCTCCTGGAAAAGTTTTTCTCAATATCTGAGTAACCCACAACTACAAGAAGTCTTTGGTCTTTTGGTTGTTGATAGACCGGGGTACGGCCAGTTTATTTCGCAAGGGCCAGAAGAATCCCTTGCCGTACAAGCTAAAATGCTCAATGCTATCCTTGAAAAACACTTTGATTCAAGTTATTCAATTACCCTTTTGGGACATTCTTATGGTGGCCCATTAATTGCCAAAATGGCCTTAACCCTTGGCGACACTCTTAATATTGATACCCTCTATTTTTTAGCAGCATCTCTAGACCCCAATTTAGAAAAAACCAAATGGTTTCAATATCCTGCCCAATGGCAAGTTTTTCAATGGTTCATACCAAAACCCTTGATTCACTGTAATGAAGAAATTTTACATCTCAAACAAGATTTGGTTTCAATGAAGCCAGAACTTAAGCAGCTAGCAAAAAAAAACATACTCATTTTGCATGGCAAAAAAGACAACTTGGTACCCGTTGAAAATGTAACTTATATGCAAAAGCACATGTCGGTTCCAAACGCCAACATTACCCTACTGGATGATACCAACCATTTCATTCCCTGGTCAAACCATGACCTTATTGTAAAAACACTTTTAATGGTCGCTGAGAAAAAAAATATTTAA
- a CDS encoding glycosyltransferase: MISIIFSCFNEEHNPFFTKALNLYSSMQDIQLICVDGGSRDQTIRIIKKYKNITYFSLANSSRAARLNLGLKHAKGEVIVLHHPRSILSMDAFKQLKNVQSNMWGGFTHSFDQTGFLYNFTSWYSNTIRFKYRHIVYLDHCIFLHKSFLNHQPLLDDVKIFEDTLLSKRLKQYSKPILFTALSTTSSIRFKKNGLYKQALLNQVAKILFIMGVQPNTIDKLYERNLNLNSRSND, from the coding sequence ATGATTTCAATTATTTTTTCTTGTTTCAATGAAGAACACAATCCTTTTTTTACTAAGGCTCTAAATCTTTATAGCTCAATGCAAGATATTCAACTGATTTGTGTAGACGGTGGTAGCCGTGATCAAACAATACGCATAATTAAAAAATACAAAAATATAACTTATTTTTCCCTGGCTAACAGCTCACGTGCGGCTCGCCTAAACTTAGGTTTAAAGCATGCTAAAGGTGAAGTGATTGTTTTACATCATCCACGATCTATTCTAAGTATGGATGCATTTAAACAGCTTAAAAATGTACAGTCTAACATGTGGGGTGGCTTCACCCACAGCTTTGATCAAACTGGCTTTTTATATAATTTTACTTCTTGGTATTCCAATACTATACGCTTTAAATATAGGCATATTGTTTACCTTGATCACTGTATATTTTTACACAAGAGTTTTTTAAACCATCAACCTTTGCTTGACGATGTTAAAATTTTTGAAGACACATTATTATCAAAGAGACTAAAGCAATACAGCAAGCCTATTTTATTCACTGCCCTAAGTACAACTTCATCTATACGCTTTAAAAAAAATGGTTTATACAAACAAGCCCTACTCAACCAAGTTGCTAAAATATTATTTATTATGGGTGTTCAGCCAAACACCATTGATAAGCTTTATGAAAGAAACTTAAACCTTAACAGTCGATCAAATGATTAG
- a CDS encoding pyridoxal-dependent decarboxylase: MQQHFDLELTQKVLNLIHESLSFDKPTAIIDYLSPQERQEKISLDLPQTGLKAEQLFDQIKTYIDNSAKTYHPYFANQLWSGFSFPSFLAEMVSTAFNTSMYTYETAPIATLVEKKVITECLNLADFNQGEGIFTTGGSASNLSALLAARNHFDASIATDGYKHNLSMFVSKDAHYSFAKAANVIGLGINNIYKINTLDNGKMDVTHLQECIEKSLQKKQTPFFVSATTGTTVRGAFDSINAIADVTEQYKLWLHADGAWGASVLWHKQHKNLMQGLERADSLAWDAHKMLGLPLMCAMLLFREKGMLAKAHNHGTSDKYIYRDTEAEYNLGPISIQCGRKVDALKLYLTWQALGHDGLHDHIDGLFKQAEFFANCVQEHPQFRLFGPVESLNICFQYIHPEQTQEQNNALNLAIRTKLLHSGQAMINYAYIGDDLIIRLILANPHMTQDQLHQLFKMIENTALEILEIS; encoded by the coding sequence ATGCAACAGCATTTTGATCTAGAATTAACACAAAAAGTTCTCAATTTAATTCATGAGAGCTTAAGCTTTGATAAACCAACAGCCATAATTGATTATCTATCACCGCAAGAAAGGCAAGAAAAAATAAGTTTGGATCTGCCGCAAACTGGTCTCAAAGCTGAACAACTTTTTGATCAAATCAAAACCTATATTGATAACAGTGCAAAAACTTACCATCCTTACTTTGCCAACCAACTATGGTCGGGGTTTTCTTTTCCTTCTTTTTTAGCGGAAATGGTCAGCACTGCCTTTAATACTTCTATGTACACCTATGAAACCGCACCCATTGCAACCTTGGTAGAAAAAAAAGTTATTACCGAATGTTTAAATTTAGCCGATTTTAACCAGGGTGAAGGGATTTTCACCACTGGCGGTAGCGCATCAAACTTATCTGCGTTATTGGCAGCAAGAAATCACTTTGACGCAAGCATTGCTACAGATGGCTATAAGCATAACTTGAGTATGTTTGTGTCTAAAGATGCCCATTATTCTTTTGCCAAAGCTGCCAATGTTATTGGCCTTGGCATCAACAATATTTATAAAATCAATACTCTAGACAATGGAAAAATGGATGTAACGCATTTACAAGAATGCATTGAAAAGAGTTTACAGAAAAAACAAACACCTTTTTTTGTCTCTGCAACTACAGGTACTACTGTCAGAGGAGCTTTTGATTCTATCAATGCCATTGCTGACGTAACTGAACAATACAAACTATGGTTGCATGCGGATGGGGCATGGGGAGCATCGGTTTTATGGCACAAACAACATAAAAACCTTATGCAAGGCTTGGAACGTGCAGACTCTTTAGCTTGGGATGCCCATAAAATGCTGGGCCTTCCACTCATGTGCGCCATGCTTTTATTTAGAGAAAAAGGCATGTTAGCCAAAGCACATAACCACGGAACATCTGATAAATATATCTATAGAGATACAGAAGCTGAGTATAACTTAGGGCCTATCTCCATCCAGTGTGGACGCAAAGTTGATGCTTTGAAATTATATCTAACTTGGCAAGCCTTAGGACATGACGGTCTACATGATCATATTGATGGGCTTTTTAAACAAGCAGAATTTTTTGCTAACTGTGTGCAAGAACACCCTCAGTTTAGACTATTTGGTCCAGTGGAGTCTCTCAATATTTGTTTTCAATATATTCATCCAGAACAAACACAAGAACAAAACAATGCCTTGAACCTTGCCATACGCACAAAGCTATTACATTCAGGTCAAGCCATGATCAATTATGCTTATATTGGGGATGACTTAATTATTCGCTTAATTTTAGCTAACCCTCATATGACCCAAGATCAATTGCATCAATTATTTAAAATGATAGAAAATACGGCTCTTGAAATTTTAGAGATATCTTAA
- a CDS encoding LOG family protein, which translates to MKKTSKRQLDKFYENEHFIHSREARPVRILSEYLGPEEALAKEGVEDTIVFFGSARSVPLKEAKKEHKAFLNKLGKKKTTTKQAQKIHRLEKKVKLAQYYEDAVDLAKRLTQWTQQTHGKKQKYYICSGGGPGMMEAANKGAKQAKGRSIGLNISLPFEPNSNPYISPELNFEFHYFFMRKYWFAYQSKALVIFPGGFGTLDELAELMTLMQTQKIKRKIPVLIYGTEYWNDVLNMHAMADWGTISDKDIDLVYFTDTVEDAYQYLTKVLP; encoded by the coding sequence ATGAAAAAAACCTCCAAGCGACAGCTCGACAAGTTTTATGAAAATGAGCATTTTATTCATTCACGCGAAGCAAGACCGGTTAGGATTTTATCAGAGTATTTAGGGCCTGAAGAAGCTTTAGCCAAAGAAGGTGTAGAAGATACCATTGTCTTTTTTGGTTCAGCTCGCTCTGTTCCACTTAAGGAAGCAAAAAAAGAGCACAAAGCATTTTTAAATAAACTCGGCAAAAAAAAAACCACCACAAAACAAGCACAAAAAATTCACCGTTTAGAGAAAAAGGTGAAGCTGGCTCAGTACTATGAAGACGCAGTAGACTTAGCCAAACGCTTAACGCAATGGACACAGCAAACCCACGGCAAGAAACAAAAATATTATATTTGTTCTGGTGGTGGTCCAGGGATGATGGAAGCTGCCAATAAAGGAGCAAAGCAAGCCAAGGGTAGGTCCATTGGCTTGAATATTTCATTGCCTTTTGAGCCCAACAGTAATCCATATATCAGCCCAGAACTTAATTTTGAATTTCACTATTTTTTCATGCGTAAATATTGGTTTGCTTATCAGTCCAAAGCCTTGGTTATTTTTCCTGGGGGCTTTGGCACTCTAGATGAGCTAGCAGAATTAATGACCCTCATGCAAACTCAAAAAATCAAAAGAAAAATTCCGGTTCTTATTTATGGAACTGAGTACTGGAATGATGTTTTAAACATGCATGCCATGGCTGATTGGGGGACCATCAGTGATAAAGATATAGATCTCGTTTATTTTACAGACACCGTGGAAGATGCATACCAGTATCTAACAAAAGTTCTCCCGTAA
- a CDS encoding cation diffusion facilitator family transporter: protein MHMHSYHKSQRVLWLALLLNLFVSVLKLSYGLWSSSLAVLADSAHSFADSSASIIGLISVYFASQPKDENHHYGHQKFETLAILVISSLIALTAWELFTHALDKIIHGSQPKFHPIGIAIMLITMLVNFFLSRYELKKAKEYNSDILHADAHHTASDFWVSLSVLVTLVCVYYKIYWLDALLTLFIAVFLAYTAFKIFKETMLVLSDAAFINTEDVYAIAFSVQGVLECHDIRTRGKKGNAFVDLSIRVDPKMSIYDAHELAHRIEDKIKATMPGIQDVLIHTEPYIKEK, encoded by the coding sequence ATGCATATGCATTCTTACCATAAAAGCCAGCGCGTATTATGGTTAGCATTACTTCTCAATCTTTTTGTTTCTGTTTTAAAACTGTCTTACGGTTTATGGTCATCTTCTTTGGCTGTCTTGGCTGATAGCGCACACTCTTTTGCCGATAGCAGCGCCAGCATTATTGGTTTAATTTCTGTTTACTTTGCATCTCAACCTAAAGATGAAAACCATCATTATGGCCATCAAAAGTTTGAAACTTTAGCCATTTTAGTTATTTCTTCGCTTATTGCTTTAACTGCCTGGGAACTTTTTACCCACGCCCTTGATAAAATAATTCATGGCTCACAGCCCAAATTTCATCCTATTGGCATTGCCATCATGCTTATTACCATGCTTGTTAACTTTTTTCTCTCTCGCTATGAATTGAAAAAAGCGAAAGAATACAACAGTGATATTCTACATGCAGATGCTCACCATACTGCCAGTGACTTTTGGGTTTCTTTAAGCGTTCTAGTAACTTTGGTTTGTGTCTATTACAAAATTTATTGGTTAGATGCTCTATTAACTCTATTTATTGCTGTATTTTTGGCTTATACTGCCTTTAAAATTTTTAAAGAAACAATGCTGGTTTTATCAGATGCTGCTTTCATCAACACTGAAGATGTTTATGCAATTGCCTTCTCTGTTCAAGGTGTTTTAGAATGTCATGATATCAGAACCCGCGGTAAAAAAGGCAATGCATTTGTTGACTTGAGCATCAGAGTTGATCCAAAAATGAGTATTTATGATGCTCATGAGTTAGCCCATCGCATTGAAGATAAAATCAAAGCCACCATGCCTGGTATTCAGGATGTTCTGATTCATACTGAACCCTATATCAAAGAAAAGTAA